The Alicyclobacillus macrosporangiidus CPP55 genome segment GGTGGAATACAGGTTGCCCGCCGACCGCGCTAAGGCATCGAGTTGCGGGGTAGAAGCCAAACGCAGCCGCCGTACCTCATACCGATTTTTGGTTTTCGATGTATTGTTTGATGACGGCAAGCGGCGCACCTCCAACGGTGGAGACAAAGTAGGAGTTGGTCCACAAGCTCGGCAACCGGCTCCTAAGCCACGGAAATTCTTGACGCAAGATTCTTGACGAACGGCCTTTCATCAGTTTGACCAAGCGGTGGATGCCAAACTGCGGGTCCACTTCCACGAGCAAATGCACATGGTCCGGCATGACATCCATTTCGATGATTTCCGCACGGCGTTCTTCCGCTACGGCCTGGAGGATTTCCTTGAGCCGTTCATCCACACCGCCCACCAGAACCTTTCGACGATACTTTGGGCACCAGACAACGTGGTATTTGCATGAATACACAACGTTTCGATTGGATTTGTACTCCATGAGAGTATTACACATCATGAAGGAATCTAATTAAGAACAAAAGATTTGGCCGCCTTATCCCCAGGGCTGAGCCCGGGGCTTGCGCCGGCCGAGTTTTGGTCACCTAGTCTGCGTAAACAGCCGTATCAGGCTGTCGGCAGTGGACACAGACGGCATGGGCATGGCCATGGTCTTGGCAACGGCCAATCCTTGGATGCATGACCCCAACAGAAATGCCAAGTGTTCCGGATCTCCCTGAACAATCTCCCCGTCTTTCTGTCCGTCCGCGATGAATTGGGTGACGATGGACCGGATCTCGGCGGCCAACGTTGAAATAACATGACGCGCCTCCTGAGGCACAGCGTCACTCACAAACGCCTGAAGAACCACCATGAACACGTACGGCTGCTCGGACAAACCGACGACCACCTGTTCAATCAACCATCGCAGCCGCTCGGCGGCGCTCCCAGGCAACCCAAACGCGTGCTGGTAGAGGTGAATGGTCCCCCGTACGGCCCTGTCGACAAGGGTGTTGAATATCTCTTCTTTCCCGCCGAAGTAGTGGTAGATCAGGCCCTTGCTCACCCCCGCCGCAGAAGCGATGTCATCGACTCGCGTCCCGACAAATCCGTTCCGAGCGAATACTTTTGCTGCCGCCGCGAGAATTTGTTCCTTTCGCTCATCGCGAATCTGTTGGTTGACTTTCTCGGTGCGCGGGATAAGAACCACCTCTTTGACTGAACGATAAGTCAACGATAACACAATGCCAGCTGCAGATCAACAAATCATTGTGCCCAACCGCTTGAGCCGGACCAAGAACCGGGTTCCGTATGGATACGGTAAAAGCCCCGGACCGCCGGGGCTTTCGGAATGTCGGGTCAAGCCTGCGTGACGGGCGCCCCCAGCTTGTTCAACGTTTCGCGGATAAACGCCGGTTCGTCCGCTGGCATCCGCGACGAAACGTAGTTGCCGTCGACCACCACTTCTTGATCGACGTAGTGGGCGCCTGCGTTGATCAAATCATCTTTTAATGGAGGATAGCATGTCAATGTCTTGCCCTTCGCAAGGCCTGCGCTGATCAAAATTTGCGGCCCATGGCAGATGGCCGCAATCAGTTTGCCCTGACTGTCCATGTCCTTGACAAACTGCTGTATTTGTTTGTTCAGACGCAGGTTTTCCGGTGACGATCCGCCCGGAATGACGACCGCGTCAAACTGATCCGCCTTCACTTCGTCGATGGAAGCGTCGGTCGTGTACGTCGCCTGTTTGTTCTTGCCTGTCAGTTGTTCACCTTTTTTCAGCCCGATGATAACCGTTTCGTGGCCCGCTCCTTTAATGGCTTCGTACGGTGCTTTCATCTCCGAGTCCTCGAATTCGTTGGCCAGCAGGAAAGCGACTCGCTTCATCTCTGCTTAGCTCCTTTCAACAGTGATGATGTGAGGCCCATGCTGTACAGTACCCGTTTTTGGATTCCCTCAAACACACAAGCGGCCACGATCAGACTGCCATTCGCACTCCATCCAGCACGCCGTCCTTTGCGCAACCTGCGCTCCACAGATCTTATCTCACGGTTCAATCGGTCCACAGTCGCACCCTGGCGTGGCTGTGAAATGATACACTGAAGAAAACGGCGGGGAGGAAATCCGAACCATGAGTGAACTGAGCTTTCGTGTGAACCTGTCTCCAGGTGAAGCCTACAACAGGGTCCGTGAGAAGGAGGAAGCGGATCTGGTGCATGAGGAGTTCCATGACTTGGGGGATGGACGCGCGATTGGAACGTTGGTCTTCGAACGGTATTATTTCCGTACCAGTAACCGGGCGGCGCTCGTCGTCATCATCGACAACCTGAATGGGCAGACCGAGGTGCGCTCCATCGCGATAGGAAGTTCGGAAGGGCTGTTCTTAAAATTCGACTGGGGGGCCGCCAGCAGTTTTGCCAGCACGGTCGAACGCATTCTCAAAGACCACATCCAGGAATAGGCTCTCCGAAACACACCGGCGAATACGGTCTGGAGGTGTCGTACGAGGCGCAAGGTCGTGTTGTATATTGCTACGAGCCTGGACGGTTTCATTGCAAGGGAAAACGGCAGTCTCGACTGGTTATTTGAGGCAGAGGCCGTGGGCGACGGCGATCATGGATTTTCAGCGTTTTATGAAACCACACTCCCTGGCCAGTTTGTATCTCTGCATTACGAAGTTCAGTGAGCCACCTCACAACACCAGGTCCGTGTCCGGAGGTATGTATCCGAGGTGCCTGGTCATGGTCACAATTTGGCCCTTGTGGTGAAATTCGTGCGTGATGGTGTGCGTCAACAGCCCCAGCGGAGTCGTCGTGAACGGTTCGGCCTGCCAGCGCACATGGTTCGACACGGGCTCAGTCCACCGCCCTTCAAACGTGCGGAGAAAATCGTGCACCAGCTCGTCGGC includes the following:
- the tnpA gene encoding IS200/IS605 family transposase yields the protein MEYKSNRNVVYSCKYHVVWCPKYRRKVLVGGVDERLKEILQAVAEERRAEIIEMDVMPDHVHLLVEVDPQFGIHRLVKLMKGRSSRILRQEFPWLRSRLPSLWTNSYFVSTVGGAPLAVIKQYIENQKSV
- a CDS encoding DUF6054 family protein produces the protein MSELSFRVNLSPGEAYNRVREKEEADLVHEEFHDLGDGRAIGTLVFERYYFRTSNRAALVVIIDNLNGQTEVRSIAIGSSEGLFLKFDWGAASSFASTVERILKDHIQE
- a CDS encoding TetR/AcrR family transcriptional regulator — protein: MLSLTYRSVKEVVLIPRTEKVNQQIRDERKEQILAAAAKVFARNGFVGTRVDDIASAAGVSKGLIYHYFGGKEEIFNTLVDRAVRGTIHLYQHAFGLPGSAAERLRWLIEQVVVGLSEQPYVFMVVLQAFVSDAVPQEARHVISTLAAEIRSIVTQFIADGQKDGEIVQGDPEHLAFLLGSCIQGLAVAKTMAMPMPSVSTADSLIRLFTQTR
- a CDS encoding type 1 glutamine amidotransferase domain-containing protein, which gives rise to MKRVAFLLANEFEDSEMKAPYEAIKGAGHETVIIGLKKGEQLTGKNKQATYTTDASIDEVKADQFDAVVIPGGSSPENLRLNKQIQQFVKDMDSQGKLIAAICHGPQILISAGLAKGKTLTCYPPLKDDLINAGAHYVDQEVVVDGNYVSSRMPADEPAFIRETLNKLGAPVTQA